A window of the Virgibacillus pantothenticus genome harbors these coding sequences:
- the rsgA gene encoding ribosome small subunit-dependent GTPase A produces MAKGRIIKALSGFYYVESNGEVYQCKGRGVFRKKNITPLVGDMVTFDVSGEKEGYILEIHERENELVRPPIANIDQAIIVTSAVEPNFNTTLLDRFLVLVESKLIQPVIFFTKMDIAEQDRDRFESYQRDYQKIGYDVELLSVKHTDHLSMLKRYLKDKITVIAGQSGVGKTTLLNAIDPTLALKTGEISASLGRGRHTTRHVELLPMFGGLVADTPGFSSLEFQDLTVSELADCFPEIKQRTANCKFRGCTHIKEPKCAIKQAVENGEIADYRYEHYVRFYEEIKLRKPRY; encoded by the coding sequence ATGGCAAAAGGGAGAATTATTAAAGCATTAAGTGGCTTTTACTATGTTGAATCTAATGGAGAGGTTTACCAATGTAAAGGAAGAGGAGTATTTCGTAAAAAAAACATTACTCCTCTAGTTGGGGATATGGTTACCTTTGACGTTAGTGGTGAAAAAGAAGGCTATATTTTGGAAATTCATGAAAGAGAAAACGAACTAGTTCGACCACCAATTGCAAATATTGATCAAGCAATCATTGTAACTTCTGCAGTGGAGCCTAATTTTAATACGACACTGCTTGATCGTTTTCTCGTCTTAGTAGAATCCAAGTTGATCCAGCCGGTTATCTTTTTTACAAAAATGGACATAGCTGAACAGGATAGAGACCGGTTTGAAAGCTATCAACGAGACTATCAAAAAATTGGTTACGATGTAGAGTTATTATCAGTTAAACATACAGATCATTTATCCATGTTAAAACGGTATCTAAAAGATAAAATTACCGTCATCGCTGGGCAATCAGGGGTAGGGAAGACAACATTATTAAATGCTATAGACCCAACTCTTGCTCTAAAAACTGGAGAAATATCTGCTAGTCTTGGGCGGGGAAGACACACAACCAGACATGTAGAATTACTTCCTATGTTTGGAGGTCTTGTTGCAGATACACCTGGTTTTAGTTCTTTGGAATTTCAAGATCTCACTGTATCCGAACTTGCCGATTGTTTCCCAGAAATAAAGCAACGAACAGCAAATTGTAAATTTCGTGGATGCACGCACATAAAAGAGCCTAAATGTGCCATTAAGCAAGCAGTAGAAAATGGAGAGATAGCTGATTATCGTTATGAACATTATGTACGT